From Gemmatimonadota bacterium, a single genomic window includes:
- a CDS encoding iron-containing alcohol dehydrogenase codes for MNGPVQINIPSIIFSGADAFDEAAPQAVRAGLKNLLIVSDPYLVEQGLPARMVDRCRQAGIEACVYGDVTPEPTDVNVEEGLAQFTENGCDGVIAVGGGSSIDAGKAIAVMAANDGPLSAYAGYHRIPRPGVPLYAVPTTAGTGSEMTRVTVITDTRRNVKMMILDAHLLPAAAFVDYTLTLSMPRPLTANVGVDTLTHGIEAYVSRKNGTITDALALACVELVGRHLVRAWKHPGDHAAREGMMEAASLGGMAFANSSVCLVHGMSRPLGAVFHLPHGLSNSVLLPAVTRFSVPAAPERYAELARKLGWAGEEDDTSTACDLLIDGLENLNDTVEIPGLRDCGISKEALTGALDKMADDALASGSPQNNPRVPTAEEIKSLYLEAY; via the coding sequence GTGAACGGTCCCGTGCAGATCAATATCCCTTCCATCATCTTTAGTGGAGCGGACGCATTCGACGAAGCGGCCCCCCAGGCCGTGCGCGCCGGACTGAAAAACCTGTTGATCGTCTCCGATCCCTATCTCGTCGAACAGGGCCTGCCCGCCCGCATGGTGGACCGGTGCCGCCAGGCCGGCATTGAAGCCTGTGTCTACGGTGACGTGACCCCCGAGCCCACGGACGTGAACGTCGAGGAAGGGCTCGCCCAGTTCACCGAAAACGGCTGTGACGGCGTCATTGCGGTCGGCGGAGGCAGCAGCATCGACGCGGGGAAAGCCATCGCGGTCATGGCCGCCAATGACGGGCCCCTGTCCGCATACGCAGGCTATCACCGGATACCCCGGCCCGGTGTGCCGCTGTACGCCGTTCCCACGACGGCCGGGACGGGCAGCGAAATGACCCGGGTGACGGTCATCACGGATACGCGGCGCAACGTGAAGATGATGATCCTGGACGCTCATCTGCTGCCTGCGGCGGCCTTCGTCGACTACACGCTGACCCTGTCCATGCCCCGTCCGCTGACGGCCAACGTCGGCGTGGACACGCTGACCCACGGCATAGAAGCCTATGTATCGCGTAAGAACGGCACGATAACGGACGCCCTCGCCCTTGCGTGCGTCGAACTCGTGGGCCGGCACCTGGTGCGGGCCTGGAAACATCCCGGAGACCACGCGGCCCGTGAAGGCATGATGGAAGCCGCCTCGCTGGGCGGCATGGCCTTCGCAAATAGCTCAGTCTGTCTAGTGCACGGCATGAGCAGGCCCCTCGGCGCGGTCTTCCATCTGCCCCACGGCCTCAGCAATTCCGTGCTGCTGCCGGCGGTCACCCGGTTCAGCGTGCCGGCGGCGCCTGAGCGGTACGCGGAACTGGCCCGGAAGCTCGGTTGGGCGGGGGAAGAGGACGATACGTCTACCGCCTGTGATCTGCTCATCGATGGCCTGGAGAATCTGAACGACACCGTCGAAATTCCCGGACTGAGAGACTGCGGTATCTCAAAGGAAGCCCTGACCGGCGCGTTGGACAAGATGGCCGACGACGCTCTCGCTTCGGGGAGTCCGCAGAACAATCCGCGCGTGCCCACGGCCGAAGAAATCAAATCACTCTATCTGGAAGCCTACTGA
- a CDS encoding SulP family inorganic anion transporter, translating into MDNSSTNLQSGVRYEADERPPFLLAIGLGLQFALLTVGSVFLKVAIVSRAGGAGEDYLAWAVFAAAVITGTTTIIQVLRVGRVGAGYVLLMGTSGSFIAISISALLEGGPALMATLIIVASLFQFLLSARLSLLRRVLTPVVTGTVIMLIPVSITPVVFRMMGDVPEGFPESSAPVTVLATLLVTIFIALKAKSSLRLWAPVIGMVTGSIVGGYYGLYDTERVLAAPWLGLPDGHWPGIDLSFGTAFWALLPAFLFVTLVDAVDTIGDSVAIQRISWRRSRAVDYRAVQGALAADGTGNFLSGLLGTIPNTTYSSSIAVTELTGVASRMVGVVVGVIYILVAFVPKVPAVVLAIPNPVVGSFLLVLLAILFLIGMKLVVQDGIDYRKGLVVGVGFWIGVGFQNDAIYPALVADFAGGFLRNGMTSGGLAAILMTLFLELAAPRRYRMETALGTAALPKIRAFLEAFATRQGWDKGTADRLVAASEETLLTLSPRESETGQRRRLLLVVRREDDRAILELVAATGEGNLQDRIELLGDARAVETPEEMEVSLRLLRHFATSVRHQQYHDTDIITLQVDVRQPYSAASRQ; encoded by the coding sequence ATGGACAACAGTAGCACAAACCTCCAGTCCGGCGTTCGATACGAGGCGGACGAAAGACCGCCGTTTCTCCTGGCCATCGGACTCGGTCTCCAGTTCGCCCTGCTTACCGTGGGAAGCGTGTTCCTGAAAGTGGCCATCGTGAGCCGTGCCGGAGGCGCCGGCGAGGACTATCTTGCATGGGCGGTATTCGCCGCCGCGGTGATCACCGGAACGACCACGATCATCCAGGTCTTGCGCGTCGGACGCGTCGGAGCGGGCTATGTGCTTCTGATGGGCACGTCGGGCAGTTTCATCGCGATCAGCATTTCGGCGCTGCTGGAGGGCGGTCCCGCGCTGATGGCAACCCTCATCATCGTCGCGTCGCTCTTCCAGTTCCTGCTTTCCGCCCGCCTTTCCTTGCTTCGCCGGGTCCTGACGCCGGTCGTCACCGGTACGGTTATCATGCTGATCCCGGTCTCGATCACGCCCGTCGTCTTCAGGATGATGGGCGATGTTCCCGAAGGATTCCCGGAATCGTCCGCACCCGTCACGGTACTCGCGACCCTGTTGGTGACCATATTCATCGCATTGAAGGCCAAGTCGTCGCTGAGGCTGTGGGCGCCGGTGATCGGCATGGTCACGGGATCCATCGTCGGCGGATACTATGGCCTTTACGATACGGAGCGCGTGCTCGCCGCGCCCTGGCTCGGATTGCCGGACGGCCACTGGCCGGGTATCGATCTCTCCTTCGGTACGGCCTTCTGGGCGCTACTGCCCGCTTTCCTGTTCGTAACGCTGGTGGACGCCGTGGATACGATCGGTGACTCGGTCGCGATCCAGCGCATATCGTGGCGCCGGTCCCGGGCCGTGGACTATCGGGCGGTGCAGGGCGCCCTGGCCGCGGACGGTACGGGTAATTTCCTTTCCGGCCTGCTGGGCACCATACCCAATACCACCTACTCCTCGAGCATCGCGGTGACGGAACTGACCGGTGTGGCCTCCCGCATGGTCGGGGTGGTCGTGGGGGTGATCTACATCCTCGTCGCGTTTGTGCCGAAGGTCCCGGCGGTGGTCCTCGCCATTCCGAATCCGGTCGTCGGCAGTTTCCTGCTCGTGCTGCTGGCCATCCTCTTCCTCATCGGCATGAAGCTGGTCGTGCAGGACGGGATCGACTACCGAAAGGGGCTGGTCGTCGGGGTGGGCTTCTGGATCGGCGTGGGTTTCCAGAACGACGCGATTTATCCCGCGCTGGTGGCCGACTTCGCGGGCGGTTTCCTGCGGAACGGGATGACTTCAGGCGGACTTGCGGCGATCCTGATGACGCTGTTTCTGGAACTGGCCGCTCCCCGACGGTACCGGATGGAGACCGCCCTCGGTACCGCCGCGCTGCCGAAGATTCGGGCTTTTCTCGAGGCATTCGCCACCCGGCAGGGCTGGGACAAGGGGACGGCGGACCGGCTCGTGGCCGCCAGCGAGGAAACGCTGTTGACGCTGAGTCCACGGGAAAGCGAGACCGGCCAGCGCCGACGGCTGCTCCTGGTCGTACGCCGTGAGGACGACCGGGCGATCCTGGAACTCGTCGCGGCAACCGGCGAAGGCAACCTCCAGGACCGGATCGAGTTGCTCGGTGACGCGCGAGCCGTGGAAACACCGGAAGAAATGGAGGTTTCGCTGCGCCTCCTGAGGCATTTCGCTACTTCGGTCCGCCACCAGCAATACCACGATACGGATATCATCACACTCCAGGTCGATGTCCGGCAACCGTATTCCGCCGCATCACGTCAATAG
- a CDS encoding TRAP transporter small permease subunit, whose protein sequence is MNTELNALRKFVQLVDGLNERVGSVVSWFTTLLVLTVCIDVFTRYFLRSSSVAVQELEWHFFAVIFLLASAWALKHNKHVRVDVLYMNFKPRNQALVNLIGSLLFLLPFAVIAIWSSQNFVLNSFRIGEVSPDPGGLPARYILKAMIPLGFSLILLQGLALAARSLDRFIHGGEDPMGEQDESPPIGLSAREEDAV, encoded by the coding sequence GTGAACACGGAATTGAATGCGCTTCGCAAATTCGTACAGTTGGTGGACGGGCTGAACGAACGTGTGGGCTCGGTCGTTTCCTGGTTTACGACCCTGCTCGTCCTGACCGTCTGTATCGACGTGTTCACCCGGTATTTCCTTCGCAGCAGCAGCGTGGCGGTGCAGGAACTGGAGTGGCACTTCTTCGCGGTGATCTTCCTGCTCGCTTCGGCGTGGGCCCTTAAACACAACAAACACGTCCGCGTGGACGTGCTGTATATGAACTTCAAGCCCCGGAACCAGGCCCTGGTCAATCTCATCGGCAGCCTGCTGTTTCTGCTTCCCTTCGCGGTGATCGCGATCTGGAGCTCCCAGAATTTCGTCCTGAATTCCTTCCGGATCGGCGAGGTTTCGCCGGACCCGGGCGGTCTGCCCGCCCGCTACATCCTGAAGGCCATGATCCCCCTCGGGTTCTCGCTCATACTCCTGCAGGGACTGGCCCTGGCGGCACGCTCCCTGGACCGGTTCATCCACGGTGGAGAAGATCCCATGGGCGAGCAGGACGAGTCGCCCCCGATAGGGCTTTCGGCCCGGGAGGAGGACGCGGTTTGA
- a CDS encoding DUF362 domain-containing protein, with product MPEKPHTVRAASCDHRTPYEGVYETLKRITEPLADSWARIEKAQKIVIKFNMMKPMDNVVRFEGRRQELVDDAVCRAVLQLLREHTDAEIYATDTNPYAKDKLTPDEFNYVHHLSEFDVKYDDSNRPPWAVYEVPGGGNMFDRYILSGVFEDADEVISVAKMKNHSFMGITLCMKNLFGLPPIVPPGGRVRTYFHHAIRLSYVLPDLAMITNPCLNIIDGLVGQKGREWGGEGRVGDVLIAGDQITATDACGAHLMGHDPASDWPTPPFRRDRNHLLVAAQRGFGTIDLDEIDFESDVQAPVAHFDSDIDEAPELLHRLRRTACEQGLFYQDHQKDIVDRYRGEFIYMQEGEVAWHGVDPSVIGSHRTYSSAKPGSAMWLKLVDPEETEGERFEVYDRCLTALSA from the coding sequence ATGCCGGAGAAGCCACACACCGTTCGCGCGGCGTCATGCGACCATCGGACACCCTACGAAGGCGTTTACGAAACACTTAAGCGCATCACAGAACCGCTTGCTGATTCGTGGGCGCGCATCGAGAAAGCCCAGAAGATCGTCATCAAGTTCAACATGATGAAACCCATGGACAACGTCGTCCGGTTCGAGGGCCGCCGGCAGGAATTGGTGGACGACGCGGTTTGCAGGGCGGTGCTGCAATTGCTCCGCGAGCATACCGATGCGGAGATCTACGCCACGGACACCAATCCCTACGCAAAGGACAAACTTACGCCGGACGAGTTCAATTACGTCCACCACCTAAGCGAATTCGACGTCAAGTACGACGATTCGAACCGGCCGCCCTGGGCGGTGTACGAGGTGCCGGGCGGCGGGAACATGTTCGACCGGTACATCCTGAGCGGCGTGTTCGAGGACGCGGACGAAGTGATTTCCGTGGCGAAGATGAAGAATCACTCCTTCATGGGCATCACGCTGTGCATGAAAAACCTCTTCGGGCTTCCGCCTATCGTTCCGCCCGGGGGACGGGTCCGTACGTATTTTCATCACGCCATCCGGCTGTCCTACGTCCTCCCCGACCTGGCCATGATCACGAATCCCTGCCTGAACATCATCGACGGGCTCGTAGGGCAGAAGGGACGGGAATGGGGTGGCGAAGGCCGAGTGGGCGACGTCTTGATCGCCGGCGACCAGATCACGGCCACGGACGCCTGCGGCGCCCACCTGATGGGGCACGATCCCGCGTCGGACTGGCCGACACCGCCGTTTCGCAGGGACAGAAACCACCTCCTGGTGGCCGCTCAGCGGGGATTCGGCACCATAGACCTGGACGAAATCGATTTCGAATCCGACGTGCAGGCTCCGGTGGCGCACTTCGACTCGGATATCGACGAAGCGCCCGAACTGTTGCACCGGCTGCGGCGCACGGCGTGCGAGCAAGGCCTGTTCTACCAGGATCACCAGAAGGACATCGTGGACCGGTACCGGGGCGAATTCATCTACATGCAGGAAGGCGAAGTCGCCTGGCACGGCGTGGACCCCTCGGTGATCGGCAGCCACCGGACCTACAGCTCGGCAAAGCCCGGGAGCGCCATGTGGCTCAAGCTGGTGGACCCCGAGGAGACGGAAGGTGAGCGATTCGAGGTCTACGACCGCTGCCTTACTGCCCTGTCGGCCTGA
- a CDS encoding zinc-binding dehydrogenase, translating into MKIAMLYGPRDLRMEDHALDTDNLGPHDLWVETVISALKIGTDRGNYEGAEQVPGAPDFPRWVGDSNLGVIRGVGAAVEDFAVGDRVISRYPHQSEFIAKDDEMFVKVPAGVHDEDAVYGHLYTLSALCYYKSQFQPGENVAVVGLGVLGLGAVGLGPCLGARTIGIANSPVRMEMAARMGADATFMHDDPDLADKLDEFTHGDGVDLVILTANPWPALRTSCQIVRDNGRVGIVALPGRGEPPLDFNPLDMEWFYAKGISLIAINGRAGYLFPPERGDRREWSAMCRFTLDLMREGKLEPKRLITHRMHYTQINEAYEMIFRREKNMMGVVFNWKD; encoded by the coding sequence ATGAAAATTGCAATGCTTTACGGCCCCAGAGACTTGCGCATGGAAGACCATGCCCTGGACACGGATAATCTCGGGCCCCACGACCTGTGGGTAGAGACCGTCATATCGGCGCTCAAGATCGGGACGGACCGTGGTAACTACGAAGGCGCGGAGCAGGTGCCCGGAGCACCGGATTTTCCGCGCTGGGTCGGCGACAGCAACCTGGGCGTGATCCGCGGCGTGGGAGCCGCCGTCGAGGATTTCGCCGTGGGTGACCGGGTCATCTCCCGGTACCCCCACCAGTCCGAGTTCATCGCGAAGGACGATGAAATGTTCGTGAAGGTCCCCGCCGGCGTGCATGACGAGGACGCGGTATACGGCCACCTGTACACGCTCAGCGCCCTGTGCTACTACAAGTCGCAGTTCCAGCCCGGCGAGAACGTGGCGGTCGTGGGACTGGGCGTCTTAGGACTCGGCGCCGTGGGACTCGGCCCCTGCCTCGGTGCGCGGACGATCGGTATCGCGAACAGCCCGGTGCGCATGGAAATGGCCGCACGCATGGGGGCGGACGCGACCTTCATGCACGACGATCCCGATCTCGCCGATAAACTGGACGAATTCACCCACGGCGATGGCGTCGACCTGGTCATACTCACGGCCAATCCATGGCCAGCGTTGCGGACATCCTGCCAGATCGTGCGCGACAACGGGCGGGTCGGCATCGTGGCCCTGCCGGGCCGGGGCGAACCGCCGCTCGATTTCAATCCCCTGGACATGGAATGGTTCTATGCCAAGGGGATCTCCCTGATCGCGATCAATGGGCGGGCCGGCTACCTGTTCCCGCCCGAACGGGGCGACCGGAGGGAATGGTCCGCCATGTGCCGCTTCACGCTGGACCTGATGCGCGAGGGCAAGCTGGAACCGAAGCGCCTGATTACCCACCGGATGCACTACACTCAGATAAACGAAGCCTACGAGATGATATTCAGGCGTGAAAAGAACATGATGGGTGTCGTCTTCAACTGGAAGGACTGA
- the ggt gene encoding gamma-glutamyltransferase — translation MRYDPHTYRGSRRSVVMAPRGMVATSQPLAAQAGIDILRSGGNAIDAAIAVNAVLGVVEPMSCGIGGDLFAIVWEADSGELTGLNASGRAPYAATIDHYSGLGHAYVPDTGPLNWSVPGCVDGWSRLLDRFGNLSLAQVLEPAISYAENGFPVSDIIARDWAGSIPLLKPWPESTRVYLPGGQAPEPGAVFRNTDLARSYRILAKGGRDAFYKGEIAEAVVACSREVGGLFSPEDFRDHLSTWDDPVSVDYRGHAVWELPPSGQGIAALQMLNILEGYDMAASGCLSAETLHLQIEAKKLAYADRAVFYADPAFVDVPVEALLSKDYAERQRARIDPRRAAVDVPAGDPVLQHGDTAYMTVVDEDRNAVSFIQSIFRGFGSGIVPERTGFPIQNRGQLFSLDPMHRNALAPHKRPFHTIIPAMVTRDGKPWLTFGLMGGAMQPQGHVQVLCSMIDFGMDVQEAGDAPRFQHFGSAEPTGAPMEAEGGRVNVEEGIEEGVFRRLEEMGHRVSRSAHGYGGYQAIRIDPESGMLHGASEPRKDGCAIGY, via the coding sequence ATGCGATACGATCCCCACACCTACCGCGGTTCGCGGCGCTCAGTCGTCATGGCGCCCCGGGGCATGGTGGCCACGAGCCAGCCGCTGGCCGCACAGGCCGGCATCGATATCCTCAGATCCGGTGGCAACGCCATTGACGCCGCCATCGCCGTCAACGCGGTACTCGGCGTGGTGGAACCCATGTCCTGCGGCATCGGCGGCGACCTGTTCGCCATTGTCTGGGAGGCCGATAGCGGCGAGCTGACCGGTCTCAACGCGAGCGGAAGAGCGCCCTATGCGGCGACGATCGACCATTACTCCGGGCTGGGACACGCCTACGTGCCGGATACCGGCCCGCTGAACTGGTCCGTGCCGGGTTGCGTCGATGGCTGGTCCCGTCTCCTCGATCGTTTCGGCAACCTGTCCCTGGCACAGGTGCTGGAACCTGCCATCTCGTACGCGGAGAACGGCTTCCCCGTTTCGGACATCATTGCGCGAGACTGGGCGGGATCCATACCGCTGCTGAAGCCGTGGCCCGAGTCAACCCGCGTCTACCTGCCCGGTGGACAGGCACCCGAACCCGGCGCGGTGTTTCGTAACACGGACTTGGCCCGATCCTACCGCATCCTGGCCAAGGGCGGACGCGACGCATTTTACAAAGGCGAGATCGCCGAGGCCGTCGTGGCCTGTTCCCGGGAAGTCGGCGGACTGTTCAGCCCCGAGGATTTCCGGGACCACTTATCGACCTGGGACGATCCCGTCAGCGTCGACTACCGGGGCCACGCGGTCTGGGAACTGCCTCCGAGCGGACAGGGCATCGCCGCCCTGCAGATGCTGAATATCCTGGAAGGCTACGACATGGCCGCATCGGGTTGCCTGTCGGCCGAAACGCTGCACCTGCAGATCGAGGCCAAGAAACTCGCCTACGCCGACCGCGCCGTGTTCTACGCCGATCCCGCCTTCGTCGACGTACCCGTGGAAGCGCTGCTGTCAAAGGACTACGCCGAACGGCAGCGCGCACGTATCGATCCCCGCAGGGCGGCGGTCGACGTGCCGGCCGGCGATCCCGTCCTGCAGCACGGGGACACGGCCTACATGACCGTCGTCGACGAGGACCGCAACGCCGTTTCGTTCATCCAGAGCATCTTCCGGGGATTCGGATCGGGCATCGTGCCGGAGCGCACGGGCTTTCCGATCCAGAACCGGGGGCAGCTCTTCTCGCTGGATCCCATGCACCGCAACGCCCTGGCGCCTCACAAGCGGCCCTTTCACACCATCATCCCCGCCATGGTGACCCGGGACGGGAAGCCCTGGCTCACCTTCGGCCTTATGGGCGGCGCCATGCAGCCGCAGGGCCACGTCCAGGTCCTCTGCAGCATGATCGATTTCGGCATGGACGTACAGGAGGCGGGCGACGCGCCGCGGTTCCAGCACTTCGGTTCGGCCGAACCCACGGGCGCCCCCATGGAGGCCGAAGGGGGCCGGGTCAATGTGGAAGAAGGCATCGAAGAAGGCGTCTTCAGGCGCTTAGAGGAGATGGGCCACCGGGTATCTCGTTCTGCCCACGGGTACGGCGGCTACCAGGCGATTCGCATCGACCCGGAATCCGGCATGCTTCACGGCGCGTCGGAACCCCGGAAAGACGGTTGCGCGATCGGTTACTGA
- a CDS encoding TRAP transporter large permease subunit, whose product MTEAMPLILFLVLFLVLLMGYPVAFTLGGVSVLLGLMTFGADFFNLLPLRIWGVMTNYVLLAVPLFVYMGVMLEKSGLAEDMLETMALLFGRLRGGLAVAVVIVGALLGASTGIVGATVVTMGLLSLPTMLRRGYSPQVATGTIAASGTLGQIIPPSVVLVLLGSILNVSVGDMFIGAVIPGAILVGMYLVWISIVAMFKPTEAPAMPAEELAAFRESGMFRKIIRAFLLPLGLMTVVLGSIFAGITSPTEAAAVGALGATLLTVFQGKFSYETLKEVMKECTHITCMVFFVLVGAEAFGLVFRGMKGDAYMTSLIMDANLSTYAFLALVLVMIFIAGFFIDFIQITYIIVPVVTPIFIAFGVDLLWLGILIAVNLQTSFLTPPFGFSLFYLKGVAPPEVQTRHIYKGILPFIVIQLICLSLLVYTPLLATWLPSLR is encoded by the coding sequence TTGACCGAAGCGATGCCCCTCATCCTTTTCCTGGTCCTCTTCCTGGTGCTCCTGATGGGGTACCCGGTCGCCTTCACCCTGGGCGGCGTGTCCGTACTCCTCGGACTGATGACCTTCGGCGCGGATTTCTTCAACCTGCTGCCCCTGCGCATCTGGGGCGTCATGACGAATTACGTCCTGCTCGCCGTGCCCCTGTTCGTCTACATGGGCGTCATGCTGGAGAAATCGGGCCTGGCCGAGGACATGCTGGAGACCATGGCCCTGCTTTTCGGCCGGCTGCGGGGCGGACTTGCGGTGGCGGTGGTGATCGTGGGTGCCCTGCTGGGCGCTTCCACCGGCATCGTGGGCGCGACGGTCGTGACCATGGGCCTGCTCAGCCTGCCCACCATGCTCAGGCGGGGCTACAGCCCCCAGGTGGCCACGGGCACAATCGCCGCGTCGGGGACGCTCGGTCAGATTATCCCGCCCAGCGTGGTGCTCGTGCTGCTCGGGAGCATCCTGAACGTGTCGGTGGGCGACATGTTCATCGGCGCCGTTATCCCGGGTGCGATTCTTGTGGGCATGTACCTGGTCTGGATCTCCATTGTCGCCATGTTCAAACCCACCGAAGCCCCGGCCATGCCCGCCGAGGAACTGGCCGCGTTCCGGGAAAGCGGCATGTTCCGGAAGATCATCCGGGCCTTTCTGCTTCCCCTGGGCCTGATGACCGTCGTGCTGGGCTCCATCTTCGCGGGCATCACCTCGCCGACGGAAGCGGCGGCAGTAGGCGCGTTGGGCGCGACCCTGCTCACCGTGTTCCAGGGCAAGTTCTCCTACGAGACGTTGAAGGAGGTCATGAAGGAATGCACGCACATCACGTGCATGGTCTTCTTCGTACTGGTGGGCGCCGAGGCCTTCGGTCTGGTGTTCCGGGGCATGAAGGGCGACGCGTACATGACCAGCCTGATCATGGACGCCAACCTGAGTACCTACGCCTTCCTGGCCCTGGTCCTCGTCATGATCTTCATCGCCGGCTTCTTCATTGATTTCATTCAGATCACCTACATCATCGTACCGGTCGTCACACCCATCTTCATCGCCTTCGGGGTCGACCTGCTGTGGCTCGGTATCCTGATCGCGGTGAACCTGCAGACTTCCTTCCTCACGCCGCCCTTCGGGTTCTCCCTGTTCTATCTGAAAGGCGTGGCGCCGCCCGAAGTGCAGACCCGGCATATTTACAAGGGTATACTGCCCTTTATCGTGATCCAGCTCATCTGCCTGAGCTTGCTGGTCTACACCCCGCTCCTTGCCACGTGGCTGCCGAGTCTGCGCTAG
- a CDS encoding phytanoyl-CoA dioxygenase family protein: MTTETRLSAAQKTAFDRDGYFIAEAFLSEDEVDTIRREITAIVDRYPDVPEELVQIEPAVRRGAVTPESTELGVRKLFRMTRHSELFHALALHPKMAGIAVELIGPDVSLFQSMLLMKPPRFGGQKVWHQDNAYFRLEPNDVFGFWIALDDADVANGCMHVIPGSHRAGIGDHGGVADDYGLSSAPTADDAVACVMKSGDALVFHGETYHYTPPNTSDRRRRALQYHYASTHCRSSKDSPFKSTEPEVIVAGAGARAAPDVARSA; the protein is encoded by the coding sequence ATGACCACCGAGACGCGGTTGTCAGCAGCACAGAAAACGGCCTTTGACCGGGACGGCTACTTCATCGCGGAGGCATTCCTGTCCGAGGACGAAGTCGATACCATCCGTCGCGAGATCACGGCGATCGTGGACCGTTACCCGGACGTTCCGGAGGAACTGGTGCAGATCGAGCCGGCCGTACGCCGTGGTGCCGTAACGCCCGAATCCACGGAGCTGGGCGTGAGGAAGTTGTTCCGGATGACCCGCCACAGCGAGCTGTTCCACGCCCTGGCCCTCCATCCCAAGATGGCAGGGATCGCCGTCGAACTGATCGGACCTGACGTATCCCTGTTTCAGAGCATGCTGCTGATGAAGCCGCCCCGGTTCGGAGGCCAGAAGGTCTGGCACCAGGACAACGCCTACTTCCGCCTGGAACCCAACGATGTATTCGGATTCTGGATCGCGCTGGACGACGCCGACGTGGCGAACGGATGCATGCACGTCATTCCGGGGTCGCACCGCGCGGGGATCGGAGACCACGGGGGTGTGGCGGACGATTACGGGTTGTCCTCGGCCCCCACGGCGGATGACGCGGTGGCCTGTGTCATGAAGTCAGGGGACGCCCTCGTGTTCCATGGCGAGACCTACCACTACACGCCGCCGAATACGTCCGACCGCCGCCGAAGGGCGCTCCAGTACCACTACGCTTCCACACACTGCCGATCTTCGAAAGACAGTCCGTTCAAGTCCACTGAGCCCGAGGTGATCGTGGCGGGGGCAGGGGCGAGGGCGGCACCGGATGTCGCCCGGTCCGCCTAG